A stretch of the Tardiphaga sp. 709 genome encodes the following:
- the folE gene encoding GTP cyclohydrolase I FolE, with amino-acid sequence MDAVIKPLRGKSPDGKPTESKVQEFRPAELDPAEFLAAAVNPDQLRPSRAEAEQAVQTLLAYIGENPQREGLMDTPRRVVEAYDELFQGYHQCPAEVLNRTFGETAGYDDFVLIRDMAFVSHCEHHMMPFYGKAHIAYTPVERVVGLSKLARLVDIFGHRLQTQEHLTAQLAAAVDEVLKPRGVAVMVEAEHTCMSARGIRKEGSRTFTTRFTGNFRDNPAEQARFMSMIQSMSR; translated from the coding sequence ATGGACGCAGTGATCAAGCCGCTTCGCGGCAAATCCCCGGATGGCAAGCCGACCGAGAGCAAAGTGCAGGAATTCCGGCCGGCGGAGCTCGATCCCGCCGAGTTTCTGGCTGCGGCGGTAAATCCCGACCAGCTGCGGCCCTCGCGCGCTGAGGCCGAGCAGGCCGTGCAGACACTGCTCGCCTATATCGGCGAGAATCCGCAGCGCGAAGGCCTCATGGACACCCCGCGCCGGGTAGTCGAGGCCTATGACGAGTTGTTCCAGGGCTATCATCAGTGCCCGGCCGAGGTCCTGAACCGGACCTTCGGCGAGACCGCCGGCTATGACGATTTCGTGCTGATCCGCGACATGGCCTTCGTCTCCCATTGCGAGCACCACATGATGCCGTTCTACGGCAAGGCGCATATTGCCTATACGCCGGTGGAGCGCGTCGTTGGTCTCTCCAAGCTGGCGCGTCTCGTGGATATCTTCGGCCATCGGCTGCAGACCCAGGAGCATCTGACCGCGCAGCTTGCTGCTGCGGTTGATGAAGTGCTGAAGCCGCGCGGCGTTGCCGTGATGGTCGAGGCCGAGCACACCTGCATGTCGGCCCGCGGCATCCGCAAGGAAGGCTCGCGCACTTTCACGACCCGTTTCACCGGCAATTTCCGCGACAATCCTGCCGAGCAGGCGCGGTTCATGTCGATGATCCAGTCCATGTCGCGCTAA